The window AATCAATATGGCACATAACAGATTACAAGAAATTGGAAATAAATTAAAGTAACATAAACATCTTATGACAAAGAGAAATAAAATTATTTATTGGGTTGCTACCCTTTGGATGTCCCTTGGAATGCTTTCTGGCGGAATTGCACAATTATTTCAGGTGAAAGACGCAGTAGACGGTGTCGTGCGTTTAGGTTATCCATCCTATTTCCCAGCTATTATTGGTTTTTGGAAAATTTTAGGCGTGATTGCAGTGCTGATTCCAAGGTTTCCATTGCTAAAAGAATGGGCATATGCAGGCTTTTTCTTTTGCATGTCTGGAGCGTTATATACACACATCGCTGTTGGAGACCCTGCAAAGGAAAGTATCGGACCTGTGTTACTAATTATTTTGATTGTAGTATCTTGGTATTTCAGACCTGCTGAAAGAAGATTAATTTCATCAATTCAATAATAATTATATGAATCCCAAGGTTGACTTTTATTTTGATAAAGCCCAAAAATGGCAGGAAGAAATCGGGCAATTGAGGAAGATTGTTCTTGGCTGCGGGCTTTCTGAAGAATTGAAGTGGGGTTCTCCTTGTTATGTTTCTGAGAAAAGAAACATTGTTTTAATACATGTATTTAAAGACTATTGTGCACTTTTGTTTTTTAAAGGCGCACTCTTAAAGGATAACAAAGGCATTCTGATCCAACAAACAGCAAATGTTCAGGCTGCAAGGCAGGTTCGGTTTTCTAATATTAAAGAAATATTGAAGTTGGAAAAGGCATTGAAGTCTTATATTTACGAAGCTGCTGAAATTGAAAAAGCTGGTTTGAAAGTAGCATTGAAAAAGACCTCTGATTATTCTATACCTGAAGAGTTCCAAAAGAAACTGGATAAAATGAAGCCTTTAAAAACTGCATTTGAAGCATTGACTCCTGGGCGACAAAGGGCATATTTGTTTTATTTTTCTCAACCCAAGCAAGCCAAGACACGTGAATCAAGAGTTGAAAAATGTATTCAACAAATACTCGATGGAAAGGGGTTAACTGATTAGTATAATTAAATTGTGACTGTTTTTAATTTTTGTAGGTAAATAAGAGGATAGAATTATGGCTAATAAAAAGAAATTGTCAGCAAAAGAAAGTGAAGAGTTGCTCAGTACATTAAAAGTGCGTTTTGAAAAAAACATGAATCGCCATAAAGGCATAGATTGGGCTACTGTACATAATAAACTTATTGCTGCAGCTGGCGCAGAAAAACTATGGTCCCTCAATGAAATGGAAAAAACAGGAGGTGAACCTGATGTGGTTGGATTCGATAAAAAGACTGGTGAATTTATTTTTATTGATTGTTCAGCAGAAAGCCCTAAAGGCAGAAGAAGTATATGTTATGATCACGAAGCACTGGAAGCAAGGAAAGAACATAAACCGAATGACAGTGCAATTCAGATGGCATTTGACATGGGTATTGAGATTCTGACAGAAGAGGAATACAGGCACCTTCAGAAACTTGGTAACTTTGATACTAAAACTTCCAGCTGGGTGAAAACTCCTTCAGATATAAGAAAATTAGGTGGTGCAATCTTTTGTGATAGACGCTATAATACTGTTTTTATGTATCATAATGGCGCGGAGTCTTACTATGCAGCCAGAGGATTCAGAGGTTCTCTGAGAGTTTAGTTAAAATTGAAATTGATAGAAAAAATAAGGATCAGAGTTAATCTTAGCTAAGACTCCAACCAGATAATATCTCAGTTATCTAATCATTCAAAACAAAAGCCAGTTAGTTTAATATAACTGGCTTTTCGTATTCATTTTTACTCCTTGTTTAAAAATTCTCTTTTTGGCTTAAAAGATTGTATTTTATATCTTTAATCACCAATGTCACTTTTATCAATTCTTATAAATCAGAAAATGTTAAGTATTAAAAGTAAAGTCTTTTTTAAGATGATTCTATGCTTTTTGTGTATTTTTCTTTGTTCAGCATGGGTTTATAAATCAGAAGAAAAACCCCTTTACAAAAATTCCTTATTACCAGCAGAGGAGAGAGCAGCCGATCTGCTTTCCCGAATGACCATTGAAGAAAAAACAGTCCAGCTTATTGGCTTTTGGGATATTGATGGAACAAAAGTACTTACGGGAGACAGTACATTCAATGAAAAAATATTTCAGGAGATTTTCAGATATGGGATTGGTGAAATTGGTCCGATGAATTTGCCAATTGAAAAAGATGTGAAGTGGAAAAATGCTGCTCAGAAATTTCTTCTGACTAAAACACGTCTAGGGATTCCTGCAATTTTCCACGACGAAGGTTGTCATGGCCTGATGAAGCCAGAAGCTACTGTGTTTCCCATGACAATAGGACTTGCGTCTTCCTGGGATGAAAAATTATTTGAAGATGTATATGATGTCACTGCTCGTGAAATGCGCGCACGAGGTGGGCATCAGGCACTCACACCTATATTGGATGTTGGGAGAGATCCTAGGTTCGGAAGAATAGAAGAGTTTTACGGTGAGGATCCATTTCTGAATAGTCGTCTTGGAGCAGCTCAGGTAAGAGGTTTGCAAGGGGGGAGCACAGGAGTAATTGATCAATATCATGTCTTGGCTACACTTAAGCATTTTACAGCGCATGGTAGTCCTGAAGGAGGTTTAAACAGAAATTCTGGAAACATCAGCATGAGGGATCTCCGGGAAATTCATATTTACCCGTTTCAATATGTAATAGAACAGGCAAAACCAGCAGCAGTGATGGCATCATACAATG is drawn from Sporocytophaga myxococcoides and contains these coding sequences:
- a CDS encoding DUF4256 domain-containing protein; its protein translation is MANKKKLSAKESEELLSTLKVRFEKNMNRHKGIDWATVHNKLIAAAGAEKLWSLNEMEKTGGEPDVVGFDKKTGEFIFIDCSAESPKGRRSICYDHEALEARKEHKPNDSAIQMAFDMGIEILTEEEYRHLQKLGNFDTKTSSWVKTPSDIRKLGGAIFCDRRYNTVFMYHNGAESYYAARGFRGSLRV
- a CDS encoding YdeI/OmpD-associated family protein → MNPKVDFYFDKAQKWQEEIGQLRKIVLGCGLSEELKWGSPCYVSEKRNIVLIHVFKDYCALLFFKGALLKDNKGILIQQTANVQAARQVRFSNIKEILKLEKALKSYIYEAAEIEKAGLKVALKKTSDYSIPEEFQKKLDKMKPLKTAFEALTPGRQRAYLFYFSQPKQAKTRESRVEKCIQQILDGKGLTD
- a CDS encoding DoxX family protein, whose translation is MTKRNKIIYWVATLWMSLGMLSGGIAQLFQVKDAVDGVVRLGYPSYFPAIIGFWKILGVIAVLIPRFPLLKEWAYAGFFFCMSGALYTHIAVGDPAKESIGPVLLIILIVVSWYFRPAERRLISSIQ